Proteins from a genomic interval of Cydia amplana chromosome 8, ilCydAmpl1.1, whole genome shotgun sequence:
- the LOC134650300 gene encoding uncharacterized protein LOC134650300, producing the protein MASERAIPHLRDIFGLNQQYDTKSFEDDDKGKKSKKKKDDFRTYTNGDVKTLERHLSMKKTIRKKIMRDLQQAFVEDPNEFKVENTSPEKLKAELSAEAVKIEKNVRKNDPTFLDMLRGETRGEEAREEQPPAEKTSFWRRLTMKNKNKR; encoded by the coding sequence ATGGCGTCAGAGCGCGCCATCCCGCACCTGCGGGACATCTTCGGTCTCAACCAGCAATATGATACCAAAAGTTTCGAAGACGACGACAAAGGCAAGAAGTCCAAGAAAAAGAAGGACGACTTCCGCACCTACACAAATGGTGACGTCAAAACCTTAGAACGGCACCTCAGCATGAAGAAGACTATACGGAAGAAGATCATGCGGGATCTACAGCAGGCGTTCGTTGAAGACCCTAACGAGTTTAAGGTCGAGAATACGAGCCCTGAGAAATTAAAGGCGGAATTAAGCGCCGAGGCTGTGAAAATTGAGAAGAATGTACGGAAGAATGATCCTACGTTCTTGGATATGCTACGAGGAGAGACGAGGGGTGAGGAGGCCCGGGAGGAGCAGCCGCCGGCGGAGAAGACGAGCTTCTGGCGGCGGCTCACcatgaaaaataagaacaaGAGATAA